The Cumulibacter manganitolerans genome window below encodes:
- a CDS encoding DUF202 domain-containing protein produces the protein MRPPRVVHRDRGLQPERTILAWNRTLLALVACGLLFLRWLPTHRVWALLPFVLAAAGALAIMIGRRRAADRTALAIHLERPDPPVGAVLSVTALVLVIGAIALVVV, from the coding sequence ATGCGACCGCCGCGGGTCGTCCACCGCGACCGCGGTCTCCAGCCCGAGCGCACCATCCTGGCGTGGAATCGCACCTTGCTGGCGCTGGTGGCGTGCGGCCTGCTGTTCCTGCGCTGGCTACCCACCCATCGGGTCTGGGCGCTGCTGCCGTTCGTGCTCGCCGCGGCCGGGGCGCTCGCGATCATGATTGGACGCCGCCGCGCGGCCGACCGCACGGCGTTGGCGATCCACCTCGAGCGTCCCGATCCGCCGGTCGGCGCGGTGCTGTCCGTGACCGCGCTCGTGCTCGTGATCGGGGCGATCGCGCTCGTCGTCGTGTGA
- a CDS encoding YidH family protein — MVDDADSTSRVNPPARSRLSARVLGGGTEPDPRFSLANERTFLAWIRTSLALLAGGVGVEAFAQEVLPGGWRRALAIALILLAMALSAGAVVRWVRVERAMRRGSPLPLSGIAGLLALGVAIACALVILVFVISGR; from the coding sequence ATGGTGGATGACGCCGACTCCACGAGCCGGGTGAACCCGCCGGCGCGGAGCAGGCTCAGTGCGCGCGTCCTGGGCGGGGGAACAGAGCCCGACCCCCGCTTCAGCCTCGCCAACGAACGCACGTTCCTCGCCTGGATCCGGACCTCGCTCGCGCTTCTCGCGGGCGGGGTCGGGGTCGAGGCGTTCGCCCAGGAGGTGCTGCCGGGCGGATGGCGGCGGGCGCTCGCCATCGCGCTCATCCTCCTCGCGATGGCGCTGAGCGCCGGGGCGGTGGTGCGGTGGGTGCGCGTCGAGCGCGCGATGCGCCGGGGCAGCCCGCTGCCGTTGAGCGGCATCGCCGGCTTGCTCGCGCTGGGTGTCGCGATCGCCTGCGCGCTGGTGATCCTCGTGTTCGTGATCAGCGGCCGCTGA